A segment of the Zingiber officinale cultivar Zhangliang chromosome 8B, Zo_v1.1, whole genome shotgun sequence genome:
CCGCTGAAAACTTGACTCTATTATGCTTCCCAAGAACACACACTGCTCACAGAACTTTAGGGTCGTAATACTATGTCCGTCAAGAAGTCCTATTTTGCTCAATTCGATCATTCCATTCTCACTCATGTGATTGAGATGCATGTGCCAAAGTCTCGTGACCTTAGAATCAGACATAGATGAACTAGCGACAGCAGCATCACCTGTAACTGTGCAGCCATGAAGAACGTATAAACTGGTAGCTCTTCTGATCCCCTTCATCACTACAAGAGATCCTTTGATGACCTTTAGAACTCCACCTTCACCAATGTACTTATACCCTTTAGAATCAAGGGTCCTCAAAGAGATCAGATTTCTCTTCATATCTGGAACGTACCTTACATCAGCCAAGATTCAAATGGCTCCGTCAAACATCTTCACCCTGAGTCCTGACTGATCCAATACTAGCAATCTTACAAGAGAAATTGTTTCCCATCAACACAATGCCTTTTGAGATGGTTTCATATGTAGCAAACCAGTCCCGATTGGGACACATGTGAAACATACAGCCGGAATCTAGAATCCATTCCTCACTGGATCTAGGGTGGCTATCAGATGCAACTAGAAGTTCTCCATCACTATAGTCCTCAGTAGATTTCTTTGGCTATTTTCCCTTCTGCTCAGATCTGTTGTTCTTATTTTGCAGCTTGTAACACTCTCACTTAATGCGACCCTTCTTCTTGCAATATCGGCATGTCTTGTCCTTGTTGTTCCTGGACTTCGACCTGCCCTAGGAATCACCACATGAACTTCTCTCATGAGGTCTCCCTTAAGTAACTAGACTCTCGCTCTTTACCTCTGATCCACCTACGAACTTATCCATCTTCTCCTTAGACAACAAAGCATCATACATCTCATCCAGTGTTAAGGAATCACGAGTGTATAAAATTGTATCTCTGAAAATCGCATATGAAGTAGGTAGTGAACACAGTAAAATCAAGGCTAAGTCCTCTCTATCATACTTTACTTCTATGGATTCCAAATCAGAGATGATTTCCTTAAACATTGTCAAGTGGTCTTCTAGAATTGTAACTTCTGACATTTGATGTGAGTAGAGACGTTGCTTCAGATGCAACTTGTTGGTGAGACTTTTCCTCATACACAATTGCTCCAATTTTCTCCACAGTGCCACAGTCGACACTTCTTTCAAGCAGTCCTAAAGAATCTAGTTCGATAGATTCAGATAAATCTGAGAGAGAGCTTTGCGACTCTTCTCCTCAGCGGTCCATGATGATGGCATATTATCAATCCCTAACAGAGCATCATCTAAATCTCTCTGTGTCAGAACAACTCTCATCTTCACCTACCACAACAAGAATCTAGTGTTTCGATCTAACAACGGAATATTGTACTTCATGGTTGCTATTAATTcgaaagaaaacaaaataaatcagactctgataccaatttgatAGAATCCAACCAAAAATTTAATGAAATATAGAGCGAATAGAATACCAAGATTTTACATGGAAAACCTTTGTCGGTAAAAAATCACGGGAAAAGAAGAAAATTTTACTATATCGAAATTGGTACAAGAGTGGCCGAAAAATAGAGACGGCAATCTTCAAAAACACCACACACTTCTCTAAACCCTACATTataatatatctatatatatatcggATCCAAATGATATTCGGATCACAAACTCAATCCAAATAGTATTCGGGTCACAAACTCTAGCAGAGGCACTTTAAAATGAACACTTTGTTCCATATTGCTTTTGCTTTTAAAGTATTTGTGTATCCCTTCTCTTGTGCTGTATTTACTTAGACACAGTCACAGTAGGGccccaaaaaatagaaattaaataattaatttttattttgttcgaAGAAAATggataaatttaattttcatcatttttatactatttttcaaaccaaattgaatgcctttttttttcttttccttctctgATTAAATCATTGCATGTTCCTATACAAAGCGACAGGTGTGAAATTGTAACACTAATTTGGCTTATATCCCTTCTCTGATTAAATCATTGCATGGCTTAAATCATTGCATGTGTGAAATTGTAACCAAATTGTGTATCCCTTCTTTTCCTTCTAGTACTTTATATTGAGTTATttgacttaagtttttaatttgcgTGTCCTTACTTTGTCCTAGTAATCTTGATGTCTGTTGTCCTTGTGATATAAGCTATTactttgatttctcataaattgaAAAAAGTAAAGATTATTTTACTTTCTACTATTTGATTGTTGTCATTTTCTTTCTTAGATAGAAATAATGTAGTTAGATTCAATCTCACTTAGAAGAAAAGCAAGAAACACATGCAGCGAATACTCGACTTTCCTCATTGATTCTTCCATGTAACATGTAATTAAATGTTCAACAATTGCAGGCAAGGATGTTGAGATACTTCGAACGCTTTCTAACATTCACTTTTAGTTGTTATTTCTAGTAGATATTTTTGTTCCACTGCTATTTGATTGTACGCCAAAGATTTCTAAATGAACTAAGTGAATCAAATCTTGAAGGTGTGTATTTGGAGGAAGAGATCAAATGTTGCAGGTAAGaatcttgtttattataatagacaagaaaaatgatAGAAGAAGTCTTTAgctttttttctcctttttctatAAAATTGATACATCTTAAATTGGATGGATTAAAGTAATAGCCTACTATTTAATATAATAGGAAGAGTGTTTATAATGAATTTATAATGCTCACAATATGTCCTTTAATTATTTGAGAAGTTGTTCAATCGTTTTGAGGGGGAAAAAACATTCCAACACATTATGGTTACCTTTCTAAAGCTTATATTACAATATTGATTTAATTACATTTcgaattcaatatttaattaaaatttaaatgtcaaatatactCTTAATCCATTTTCTACACCAATTGATCGTCGACGTTGCTGTCATTATCGACCACCATCAGTCACCgtctaaaatatttttatcattttataataatatgaattacattccttataaaaaataaaacactAAAAGAATTAGGCTCTAGTTAGTCTAAGAGGCGTATATCTTACCAAGCATCAATTTTTCACTTGACAACTTGCAAACAACAAAGTCAGAACAAAGGAAAGGACAAGATGCCCTATGTAGAATGCAAGATGTGTCCATTGAGTCTGTAAGCGAAGAAACAAAGGCTCACTTCTCTTTGATTGTCAAGTGATTAAGCCTTTATGAGACCCAGTGCGGACATGACTATGTATGAATAACACATTTGGTATGGATATGGAGTTGACGAACACCTTGGGACGGAAATATCATAGAGATAAATCACTTGTATACTTTATTTGATTTGGCAAACTAGGAATAGAAAacaatatgaaggagagataccCGATACTGAAAGATTGTTTAGGAAAGTACAAAACATGTATTCAGATTTCTGAGTATCTTCCATGTAAATCTCTAAAGAAATCAATATATTTTACCTGTATAAAAAAAAATCCCATCACATACTAGACAATAAAAACTTCCATCTCAAGGTTTCTTTTCTACACTGTAAAATCATGGTAATATCTCATCCAGACAAAATTACATGCTCATACATTGAACATTTACCATCAGCAGGAAAACTTTTATTGATTGGCAAGCTAGAAACGTCGGTCTCCATCGAAGCCAACACCATTTTAGCATTCCAATACCATGGTTTCAAATGAACAGATGAAGAAGATTGTGGTGGAAGAAGAACAGAGCTCCAATCTCTCTGCCCTCCTGCAACTTCTCTAACTCTTCTACGCACTAACAAACCACTCAAATCTTCCTTTCTAATTACCGAAAGGGTACGTGCAATAGCCACGCATAGGAGCAAGATTAACACAGCGTCTTCATCTGGTGAGAATTCCACGGCAAGCAGCTTCCAGTTCAGGAGTGCAGTTGCCTTTCCATCTGGATATTCCGGGGCAAACCTGACTAGGGTCAAGTATTGCTCTTCCTCTTCGTTGGATATGCTGGATGAGTCGACACCCTTCATTTCATATTGCAACTTTCTTCCGCTAAGAAATTTTGCCTGCAATGTGCATAACATATATTAGAAATCCTTAAAATGAATCCAGgttaacaaaaataaactattgCAGAAGCAAGAGAGGTAGTTCATGTATCAAACTCAAGGTAGTACAATAAATTCACAATAAAGAAGCTTGATGCGCTTGGGCCAGAAGATGTGACTTTGAAATATGGTTTGAAATTTTGCACCATACTAGTTGGTATAGACAAAATGTATAGTTCCACTTGTCAACTGACACATAAAGTCCATTGATACAAACAATAGGGAGGGTTGTTGGCTCTTGAAGCTGCCATAAGCAAGAATATTAATTTGTCAAAGCTTCTATCTGTTGGATCGCCGGGGTTAATAGatatttcaatttcatttttgCATTCTTGCCTGCAATGATTTGAGCCAAATATACAAGGCAAAACTCAAAACGAAAACAAACACAAGAATGTAAATCGTTTATATGATTTATAACCCCGATTCCTATTTCACGACCTATGATTCTTACCGTGGATCACTCTTAGAATCACCTCTACCTTTTTTCTAGGAATCTCTCCCGAGATGGAGAATCCTCTTACAAACTATTCTTACAAGCAATataaaaaaatacaagaaaaaaaaagtgaattgAAAATTAAATCAACAATTAATTACAAGAATGAAACTAACTTTTGCTTCTTTGTTGCTTGTTTTCCTAAAGGTAGACTCAAGAACACAACATCATCACCCTAAAATTGGTAACAACCTCAACTCACTTGATCTTCCTTGACTGTCAATCAGTCAATTTGACATAATTAACAAATATATTGCTCAAGTATCAAAAACAAGTCTTAGTCAATCTGACCAAGGCTAATTGCACTCCCACTATCAGCTTGGGTTTCAGTAAAGGACTCTGTGAGGCTTCCATGGGAACACCATAAGGCTTCCACCTTTGTATGCCAACCAACGGCACTTTGGTATGCCATTGGCACCACCAACACAGTTTGTTCCATCCCAAAGGATCAAAATTAGATATTAAACTTTGAAGATTCTAGGACCTCTAGTGCACTATTTGGTGAATTTTACACAATCCCATGCATGAACTTTTGTTATCAAACATaactaaaaaatctttccttaatcAATAAGATGATAAACTAAACACTTTGACCATCTTTGGGTGTATCCTCTTAACTAAACTGATGCAAAAAAAgtttaagagagagagagagagagtaaaaTATAACCAAGATCTTTGCATTACCTGTTCACCAATATTTTCATTTTCAAGTATAATCTCAAGTGCACTTTCCCACTGTATTGACAGTACATCTCCTGTCGATAGACACCATGTCATCTTTTTTATTTCTGATTCTTCTTTCTTAGGCGCTGCAGTTCCCACTATTTTATCTATAACGAGGGAGAAATTAGTATCCTTAAATCATTCATACTTCATATCAATGTCATCTTTTTCATTTGTGATTCTTCTTTTTTTGGTCTTGCAGTATTTGTGAATCTTCATATCAGtatcatgatttttttatttctgaTTCTTTTTTTAGGTTCTTTTCATTCATGCTTCATATCTCATAAATTACTAGATGTTGGTAATTCAAACTGATTACTTCTCTATAAATAATGTGAAATCGATGGTAATCAGCCAATCAAGAATTCTTACCAGGTGCAGTACCAACTGTTCCAGCAATGTATGACCATGGTCCTTCCCTTATTTCTATGATTCTATCCTCCCATTTAACTGCTTCAGGAGTTTCAGCTCCTCTTCTCCAAATGCCTCTTCCTACCCTACATAATCTTTCAAATTACAATTACTTTTTGGAATTTTCTAGTGGCTAGAAGCAAAGAGAAGTGCTGAAATTTGTTACCGGATTCGTATCACAAAGCATTCCCTTCGGGCATGATCAAGAACTGTACGAGATAACCAACGACCTTGTTGTGGATGGTACCTATTCATTCGTAGTACGACATCAGAAATCATTGCGCCACCATCATCAGTTACTCTGTCAGGAACACACTTTAATAAGTATGGAGCTTGAACAGGCGGAGTGGTTGATGTCAACGCACTCACTTGCACTTCTAGCGGCTTCTTGACCGTGAGAGTGGTGGTTCGTAACAAGTCATTCCACAAGAATACTAGCTTTGTGATCAACTTGTGACTTGCCAAACAACTGTTTCTTTTTTGCCGAACCTCAATTACAATGCCTTTGGTTCCAAATTCACAATAGAGATGCCATATCCTTTGCCAAGTTTCAGAAGACAGATTCAAAAGAGGCTCATTTAGCTTCATACCCATATGACATCGACCTGTACGTAGCCGGAGGAACTTGTCGCTTAAGTACTTGTCTTCAATTTGCCCCCATGTTCCTTTTAAGAAGATAGAGACCTGTGACCATAGATTGCAAAAGCTTCACATGAACCaaatataagtaaatgaaacaaaaaAAACTTGTTTAAGAATGATCATATACATGACATAATACTGGTGAAAACAAAATAATCTAGTTTCCAACTTGCTCATACTAGTAACCTTATAGATTTCCGCCACTAGATTCTTTTCCCAATTAATTGGTAATCGAAACTATTACTATCTGCTAATATGGTGGTACCTAAGGGCTTGGGCATAAGGAGTTCAAAATATACCTAAATCTGTGTGTTGAGTGACGATTGATAGATGATACCTTAGAGTAGTAAAGCAGAGATTCATTTCAAGATTTGTACGTGTATGATTTAGCTGCCAAGGAAGCCCGCACAATCGATATGTTATCCAAAACAACAATGGCAGCATTACCTCCATCAGGAATCTTGGTTGTAGGCCTTTGTAAATCCTGTTCACGTCATCCTCCGGCGGTGCCCAGTTGAAGTAGACCCGTGAGGGTGACCTCGCAGGCTCAAGCACCACTCCGGCCTTCTCGTACGGCTCGTCGAAGGTCTTCTCCCACACTTTGCGGGTCTCCTCCACTTCCTCCGCTGCTGCTCGCTCGCCGAAGCTCAGTGTTGCTCTACCATGATCCCCCATCTCCTTCTTGTCATTCGCGTAGCTCCTGGGATAGCTCTGCATCAAAATTCAGCCCACATGGAAAGAGGAATTGAGCGGATGCACAATAAAATCTCTTCGGCGTCAAAATCGATTTTTTTTAAGTACTTGATGGCTAAGCAGCATGAGAAGGACATCGGAGGTGGGAACCAATCGGAATGGCCCGTCTTCGAGCACTCGAGAgaggtggaggaagctcaagtatCTCCGCTGCGCTGCCACTAGGTAGACAGTCTCCGAAACAAAGGGGtcggagaagaaggaagggagcaagCGATACCTCTGCACCACCGCAAAAAGGTCACTGCCGCTCTCTTCGGCGCCGACTGCTTCCTCGTATCCAGCGGCTTCGTCGACGTCGAAATCGAATTGCTCAGAAGGATACCGGGCTGCCCAGATCTCCCGGCATCTGTAGTATGCGTACTCCTCGTTTTCGTCGTCGATGATCAGCGGCCGATCAATCAAAGCCCCGAATCTTGAGATGCAGTATTCGAGATAGCTCCCCGCCTGAGGCCGCAATATTCACATCGATCGGAAcagagaagagaggaaaagaagGCAAGTTTGCGGAACAAAAAACAAACCGGGTCTAGGCAGTGGCAGTGCCACACCCAGTGAACATCTGAAGGAGGGAGGAGCATCGGAGGGGCCGAAGGCGGTGCCGCCTGCGTGAGCTCCGAAATCAGCGGCATCCAAAGCCGCTCATACCTGACCAATAAAAAAAAAGGTTAAATCTTCAGCTGTCATCAGTGCGACGCCGGGGAAACAGGAGGAGAAATCCGATTCCGATTCCAACCGTCGGATGGCGCGGGCGATGGTGGGTACGTGGTGGAGGACGGGAGAGGCGGCGAAGGAGCGGAGCAAGGAGAGGTGGCGGCGGGCGGCAGTGACCAGGTCAAGGGAGAGGCGGCGAGCCGTGGCCAAGTCGCGGCTGCTGCTGGTGCCGCTGTGGCaggggcggcggcggcggctacTAGCGGCGAAGGAGTCGGCGGAGGTGACTCGAGCAGAGTTGTTGCTCGACATTCGGTGATGAAACGGGACCTCTTCTGGTCAAGTCTCTATTCATTACATTCGGAAGAGTAGGAAGGAAGGCCTAGAAGTGGGTTAATGAAGAAGGAACAGGTCACACCAATAATCAATGTTTTGTTTACGTACAAGTGGTTAGTGGATGTTTCGTTTGTAAAGTAGCGGGTGGTGAGAATAATAATGGAGCATAGTTTGACTCGAGCAAGGTGGTTGCTCGACATTTTGGCGATGGAATGAGACCTGTGCGGGTTCAGTATCTGTCTACATTCATGCCATCCAGAAGAGTTAATGAAGAAGTAACAGGTTACACCAACTATCAATAATATGTTTTTGTTTACGTACAAGTGGCATTCTAACAGTTGATGCTTCTTATGATACTGTAGTAGTACCTGGGATCATGATCTCGTCATACGATATTCAAATTGTCTCCTATATATTCACAATTTAAATCCCAGCTATAATATATTTGAACCCtaactataatatatttataaaaaaaaattctccaaatgaggagcataataaaaaaatattgggCTTCTGGGATGGCCACCACGtgcgcttcctgatttaccttGGTAACCGGTGGAAAACCTCCGTACGGTCAGGCCGGTTACCCCAGCCTCGACGTTatcattaatcattttttttatggtACTATAGTAGCCCCGGGACTATGGTGCAACGATAGGGTATTCAAATTATCACCCAGGTACTCGCGATTCGAGTCCTAGCTATGGTGTATTTACAGTAATATTTCCTCCAAATGGagcacgcaactaaaggatgctaGGCTCCTGAGCTGTCCActgcgagcgcttcccgatttaccctgatggCCGGTGGAAAATTTCCGTGGAGCCAGATCGGTTACCCCGGGTTTGACGTTACCCagcctgattaatcatttttttcttaTGATACTGTAGTAGTCCCTAAGGCTATAGTGTCGTGGTAGAACATTCAAATTGTCACTCAGATCCCCAAATATAgtgtatttgtaagaattttttctccaaatgggggtcgtaatcaaaggatgttgggctcttGGGTTGTCCGCTGTGCTTCCCAATTTATCTTTGTGGTCGATGGAAAAATTCCATGGGATCAGGTTGGTTACGTCAGatatagtcaatgagactaattgAAATTATCATTTTATTTTCTTATGGTACTGTAGTAGAATATTTAGATTGGAACGTGCAATCAAAAGGGTGTTGGGCTTCTGAACTACCCATAGCGTACATTTCTTGATTTACCCTTATGACTGTTAGAAAAATTCTAATCATAAGATTAGTCGATAAAATTAATTGAgtccttttttttatttataagatAGATGTCCTCGAGGTTATAGTGTCACGGTAAGACATTCAGGTTGTTATACAGGAACATGTAGTTTAATCCCCAGTTATgatatatttgtagaaatttttctctAAATAAGGTGCGTAATCAAAAGATGTTAGACTTCTAGACTGACGGCTGCATATGCTTCTCGATTTACACTAGTGACCagtgaaaaaattctataaaatcgaACCGACCATCctaaatataattaataatagttgtcccctcggatgggtctagtcgCTAGCATGTAAGGTGTTGCCATCAATGAAGTCTGGGGTtggaatctcggcaaagccgaggtaaatacctcccttatgtgctagtcactatttcaaagactagaagtcgtccgtgatttatctcctctgtgTTGACCCTGGGACTAATTGGTGAAGATACTGAGGACGAACGTATTCACTTTTTATCATCAactgaatttattaatttatttgtaaCGTAGACATCGTAATTTACACTGATTAATTTGAGGTTGATTGGTTGATTAATCTcatttaatataaatttattaaatcaagAAGTATTTATAGTGAATGCGGATAGTCAATCCGTTAATGTTTTTTTTAGATAAATCAtccattaaaaataaattatccgTAAATTATTTGAATCTGGGCTCGgttcttaaatattttaaaaagaaaacttTAAACACGTTCTGTCGTTGCCCCATTAGTAATCCACTATCCAACAACAATATGACCGGCGCATGATCTGTCGCTGGCCCGAACTAGAAGATGGTGGGAATAAGAATGGTGAAACGAGGATAGTATGATTTAGAATAATGGCGTATTTGACAATGATGCTGCATTTGTCAATTTTAGGGCGGATGTGATTGGATCAACCCCATTTACATGAATCACGATGACAGTCACGAGAGTCTTTTTGAGATGGTACGATAATTAAGACATAAAATGTTTCCTACGTTTAAGTATGTCTTTTTTTATATCTTGATCACTTATATTAGTAATTAGTAgtcatttatgatttatattatcTATATTGATTTAGATATAGATTGACAAAGATATTGAGATGAATGAATCATCTTTGCATCACACAATGAAAGCCGAGGGGATGGATAATGTGTTGCTCTATTGGGCGTGGTAAAAGAACCTCGCTTTGTGATCTGGAAATTCCATGCAAAATTAGATTCGTGTTCTCTAAAGAAAACCTAAAGTGTAGACCTCCTTTGGGCCCATTAGATTTCATGGCATCTAACAACTAAAAAGGTCATAGGGTTGCATGTCTAAGTATTCCTTCTTCTTGTGGTAACAATTCTTTATGTTGGATCCGAAGttatcatgtattattttaatgTGATTATAAAAAATCATATAACATTAATTATAGAGAATAAAATATAATGTGATATTACTTGGTTCAATTTATATAATGCAATAAAATTTTGTTCATatggaaattttaatatataatctAGTATAATATTAATTTATCCTACTATTCTTGGTTCAATTCTAAGCGCGATAATATTGTATGTTTGTccgaattaaaaatttaaaaaaaacataatgaTATTGTTTGCTTGTACGGACCCTTTAAGTGTAGAGAATTAAAAtctcaaaataaaaaatagatcATTTGTAAttgtatttattttaatttatgaaaattaaaatatacatatatatgtatatatatatatataataatactaATATTATTAATAGTtatatatgtaaataaataaaattaaataatattttatttattttgttagaatatttttagataattttattaagttttagattaagtttatttaatttttctcaactATAATTAagaattgattaatttaatttattaaaattttaatcaaaataataaagttaaaaaaaataaaatcatttttctttttcctcctgcTCCCACTGTCACTCGCCCGTCGTTCGTTGTCGCCTTCATGCGTGAACAACGATGACGTCTATGTTGCCACTTGCTGTCATCTCCAGGCACCGTGTCATTGCTGCACGCACAAAACTTCGGCAGAAACCTACGTGCGTGAAGAAATGCGATGCCACCCTGCTTACGTTCGACAATCGTGCTCGGCTCCGATCGTGCTCCAATTGTTCTAAggataatttcaaaaaaatttttacTTAACCTCCATAATtgagaaaaaccaaagcaatccAAGGTAATCCAATTCTGGATTGGATGAGATGCATGACGTTTACTGACATTCCGAAATCGAGAAAATTcttaaaccaaacaaggtcaTCGTAGATATAAACAAATAACCAAGATTATCCGCTGATCTTGTCTGAAAGCTGGAGATGGCGTGCTGGGTAGGTAGCTACAGCATTGACTAGCTGAAGACCTCTGGATGGGGTCGAACACACTTGACTAGTGCGCTGAGCTCCCTACACACACTCAAACGAGCCAACAGAATGCCAACGTCAACAATTAGGGAAAGGGTCCCTAGTGAaggtcctccgacactcaagtcaatatATGTTCGAGTGGGAAGTAGAACAATAGCAATGAAGAATAGGATGCACATAGTACAATGTATCAAGTGTACATACATTGCCAAGGACCCCTGTTTATATATCATCTctataacctccgtaatcatgagaTGATAAaaaatgtcgggtgtcagaagTTGTTGAACAATGGAGTATATGCAACCTGGAAGGTGTACAGCCAGTCCGAGGAATCTTCTGTTGCCAGTGTACACTCTTTTTGTGGCTGACACCATTAATGAGACAGTTGAAGGAATATGCGTTCTTAATGTGTCGGTTGAGGGGAAGCATAATCACCTTCAAAGAAGAATATTTTCTAACCGACGGTTGTTCTTCTTTGACAAGTTATTAGAATTCATGATAATGTTATTCCCTGAGCATATCTCGACCGGGCGTTGACTTGCTCGAGCGAGTAATGAATGGAGCTTTGAGTTTTATAAGATTGGTCTTCACTCTGTcttgctttgatatacatgtgtgGTAATGCTAAAGGTTTGAGTGAGATACCGTCCTGTTCTTAGGATCACTCAAATGTATGATAGGAGTATGAAGATCTGAGTAAAATACAGCTCGATTTTTAGGGTCACTTGGGTG
Coding sequences within it:
- the LOC122016846 gene encoding glycine-rich domain-containing protein 2-like produces the protein MSSNNSARVTSADSFAASSRRRRPCHSGTSSSRDLATARRLSLDLVTAARRHLSLLRSFAASPVLHHVPTIARAIRRYERLWMPLISELTQAAPPSAPPMLLPPSDVHWVWHCHCLDPAGSYLEYCISRFGALIDRPLIIDDENEEYAYYRCREIWAARYPSEQFDFDVDEAAGYEEAVGAEESGSDLFAVVQRYRLLPSFFSDPFVSETVYLVAAQRRYLSFLHLSRVLEDGPFRLVPTSDVLLMLLSHQSYPRSYANDKKEMGDHGRATLSFGERAAAEEVEETRKVWEKTFDEPYEKAGVVLEPARSPSRVYFNWAPPEDDVNRIYKGLQPRFLMEVSIFLKGTWGQIEDKYLSDKFLRLRTGRCHMGMKLNEPLLNLSSETWQRIWHLYCEFGTKGIVIEVRQKRNSCLASHKLITKLVFLWNDLLRTTTLTVKKPLEVQVSALTSTTPPVQAPYLLKCVPDRVTDDGGAMISDVVLRMNRYHPQQGRWLSRTVLDHARRECFVIRIRVGRGIWRRGAETPEAVKWEDRIIEIREGPWSYIAGTVGTAPDKIVGTAAPKKEESEIKKMTWCLSTGDVLSIQWESALEIILENENIGEQAKFLSGRKLQYEMKGVDSSSISNEEEEQYLTLVRFAPEYPDGKATALLNWKLLAVEFSPDEDAVLILLLCVAIARTLSVIRKEDLSGLLVRRRVREVAGGQRDWSSVLLPPQSSSSVHLKPWYWNAKMVLASMETDVSSLPINKSFPADGKCSMYEHVILSG